Below is a genomic region from Candidatus Margulisiibacteriota bacterium.
AAGGTTTCCGCCTCGCTTTGCGCAAGTGGGAACATGATTATAACGCTGTGCGCCCTCACGGTTCCCTCAAGTTTTTAACCCCGGATAAATTCCTCGAATCTGTTAAAATTAAAACCTAAAAAGTGTTACCCTTGTCTTCCGACCTGATAGGGGAACATGCCGGAAAATGGTAGAATCTCGGCTGGGCGCTTGGGGAGTGCGCTGCGGAATATTTAATTCTCTGTCCTTTTATTTAAAATAGTTTTACTGTGCGATTATTGGGACTGAAACGGTTTGCTTTTGCCGATTCCCAGTTTTTCTCCAAGCCATGTAAAGAATTTGTTGATGGCTCTCCTGGCTTTTTTCGGCCATTCCCATCTGTCCGGATGTCCGCCAACACCTATAAAAATATCGCCACGTATATTGGTGTCACTTCCGGTAGTAACTCTTTTTGGTGAGTCAGGTACATTATCCATATTATAATTGATTTCTGAGATATCTTTTGTTTCAGTATAGAAATTCCCGCGCACGAAAAAATAGATTTCTTTCTTGGAATCCCAGCGGACTTCCAGGCCGGTATTGGTTTGAAAAGCGTGCAGAGCGGTCTGGTCAAATTCATTGGGATTGCCGGGACTTTGCAGCCAAGTTATGGAATCGCCGATGCCGACATAAGCGGAAAATGACCATTGACCCACAATATATTTAGCCGCAGCGCTAATCCCAAAACCTAATTTTTGTTCATAAGGCTGTCCTTCGCGGACGCCAGATTGATACCTGGTTGTCCAGCCTTCTATTGCGGCATTTATATCGAGGTTTAGAGGATTACCACCCGGATGAAATGTATGCTGCCAGCCAGCGCTGAGACCGTATATGCCGCCCCCCTCTTTGACCATAGGTATAGCGCCTCCAGGCATTTGCGGTTCTTCGCCCTGCATACCATTCGTAATCCAGGTCGTCAGATTATCATAATATTGATCCATAGCTGCTTGGTCAGGCGCCTCAATGTCACCCGGAACCTGTCCAGAAATATATCCTCCATAAGGAATTATTCTTACTCCAGTATTAGGAATATCTATGGTCAAATTTCCACCGATCACGGTGACTGGAACATCATTATTGACTAGAGCTTCAACTAAATTGTACATGCTTTGCGTGGCTCCCGGCGCGTAGGCATAAGCAAAAGCGCCAGCGCTAATTATGCCATTGGCGAATGATGGAGTGCTGGCATTAATACCTGGAAAAATTGTATTAGGATTGTATTGTTGTAAAAAGCCAAGAGGAGTTGTCAAATCACCGCCGCCAAGATACCAGTTTTTCAGAAATGCATTAATAGCCAATGTGAATTCTGGCTTATTAAGGTCATTAAATGATAGGAATGTACTGGCGTTTAATTCTGAATTTTCTCCTTTGATAGTTACATCAGTCTTGATTCCGTGCTGATTAATGTCATCCCCAAATCTGCCTTCATATCCGGTTTCAATATCAATTGTTGGTTCTTTTTTTTCTTTTTCGGCAGATGCAGGGGGAGAGTCCGGCACATTGGCTGGCACAGCGATATTCAGCCCTCTATCTGTATAGAAAAAATCTTCCAGACTTTTTTCTTGATCCGTGAGCGCCTTTTTTATAGCTTCAATAGCGGCGCTTATTTCTTCCGGGGTATCAATGGGGTCGTCGTTAGCATGGTTATCCGCATAAGTCCGCAGTAAATTTTGTTCTTGAGCTGATAGTTCGGATATCTTTTTACCGTCCAATATCAACTGCAGGGCTTTTTGGAGTTCTTGTTCGTTAATTTCTCCATCTCCATTGCCTCCGGATTCAACG
It encodes:
- a CDS encoding transposase, producing the protein MRKWEHDYNAVRPHGSLKFLTPDKFLESVKIKT